aataacaattataataatagttattcgatagaaatcaagaataacaattattcaataaaaatcaagaaaaacaattataataatagttattcgatagaaatcaagaataacaattataataacaattattcaataaaaatcaagaataacaattataataacaattattcaataaaaattaagaataacaattataataatagttattcgatagaaatcaagaataacaattataataacaattattcaataaaaatcaagaataacaattataataacaattattcaataaaaatcaagaataacaattataataatagttattcgataaaaatcaagaataacaattataataatagttattcaataaaaatcaagaataacaattataataatagttattcgataaaaatcaagaataacagttataataatagttattcaataaaaatcaagaataacaattataataatagttattcgataaaaatcaagaataacaattataataacaattatacgataaaaatcaagaataacaattataataacaattatacgataaaaatcaagaataacaattataataatagttattcaataaaaatgaagaataacaattataataacaattatacgataaaaatcaagaataacaattataataatagttatacgataaaaatcaagaataacaattataataacaattattcaataaaaatcaagaataacaattataataacaattattcaataaaaatcaagaataacaattatcataatagttattcgatagaaatcaagaataacaattataataacaattattcaataaaaatcaagaataacaattataataacaattattcaataaaaatcaagaataaaaattataataatagttattcgatagaaatcaagaataacaattattcaataaaaatcaagaattacaattataataacaattattcaataaaaatcaagaataacaattataataacaattatccgataaaaatcaagaataacaattataataacaattatacgataaaaatcaagaataacaattataataatagttattcaataaaaatgaagaataacaattataataacaattatacgataaaaatcaagaataacaattattcaataaaaatcaagaataacaattataataatagttattcgatacaaatcaagaataacaattataataatagttattcaataaaaatcaagaataacaattataataatagttattcgatagaaatcaagaataacaattataataatagttattcaataaaaatcaagaataacaattataataatagttattcgataaaaatcaagaataacagttataataatagttattcaataaaaatcaagaataacaattataataatagttattcgataaaaatcaagaataacaattataataacaattattcaataaaaatcaagaataacaattatcataatagttattcaataaaaatcaagaataacaattataataatagttattcgatagaaatcaagaataacaattataataacaattattcaataaaaatcaagaataacaattataataacaattattcaataaaaatcaagaataacaattataataatagttattcgatagaaatcaagaataacaattgtaataacaattattcaataaaaatcaagaataacaattataataacaattattcaataaaaatcaagaataacaattataataatagttattcaataaaaatcaagaataacaattataataatagttattcgataaaaatcaagaataacaattataataatagttattcgataaaaatcaagaataacaattataataatagttattcaataaaaatcaagaataacaattataataacaattattcaataaaaatcaagaataacaattataataacaattattcaataaaaatcaagaataacaattatcataatagttattcgatagaaatcaagaataacaattataataacaattattcaataaaaatcaagaataacaattataataacaattattcaataaaaatcaagaataaaaattataataatagttattcgatagaaatcaagaataacaattattcaataaaaatcaagaattacaattataataacaattattcaataaaaatcaagaataacaattataataacaattatacgataaaaatcaagaataacaattataataacaattatacgataaaaatcaagaataacaattataataatagttattcaataaaaatgaagaataacaattataataacaattatacgataaaaatcaagaataacaattattcaataaaaatcaagaataacaattataataatagttattcgatacaaatcaagaataacaattataataatagttattcaataaaaatcaagaataacaattataataatagttattcgatagaaatcaagaataacaattataataatagttattcaataaaaatcaagaataacaattataataatagttattcgataaaaatcaagaataacagttataataatagttattcaataaaaatcaagaataacaattataataatagttattcgataaaaatcaagaataacaattataataacaattattcaataaaaatcaagaataacaattatcataatagttattcaataaaaatcaagaataacaattataataatagttattcgatagaaatcaagaataacaattataataacaattattcaataaaaatcaagaataacaattataataacaattattcaataaaaatcaagaataacaattataataatagttattcgatagaaatcaagaataacaattgtaataacaattattcaataaaaatcaagaataacaattataataacaattattcaataaaaatcaagaataacaattataataatagttattcaataaaaatcaagaataacaattataataatagttattcgataaaaatcaagaataacaattataataatagttattcgataaaaatcaagaataacaattataataatagttattcaataaaaatcaagaataacaattataataacaattattcaataaaaatcaagaataacaattataataacaattattcaataaaaatcaagaataacaattataataatagttattcgataaaaatcaagaataacaattataataatagttattcaataaaaatcaagaataacaattataataatagttattcgataaaaatcaagaataacaattataataatagttattcaataaaaatcaagaataacaattatcataatagttattcaataaaaataaagaataacaattataataacaattattcaataaaaatcaagaataacaattatcataatagttattcaataaaaatcaagaataacaattatcataatagttattcaataaaaatcaagaataactaCGCCCTGTTCGTGCGCGGTTCGTGCCATGGCCCGCCGGGATCAGAAAAATGCCTAtgatccttcggtaaggactccaacaTCACAACtatacatatttagttttctggGCTGTTTGTGGCCCGATCGAATCGTgagacggcttcctgtgatcggaaaaatgtccttgattaATTGGACTCCTTATCAAGGAttaaggacattttccccaatcaaaaatatttagttttatcCGTTATTTGTGAACTAATCGGGGCGTGACACGACTTTTTTAATCGGAATAGATTCCCCCatacaggatacagcaaggataggtttattcatcataacttaACCTAGTATGAATagataaaaaagtggaaaacatttatATCCTTAAAACTAACATCAACGAGATCTATATAAAGTCTAGTAGTCCGCGCAGTTCCTGCCTTGGTTGCCATGCCAAAGTCCTTGCAAGGGGTGAGCTTTTGTCCTGCTGCGATGTCTGGCTGGGATAGGCCTCGGTCTGTCTCGAATGCTCGTCGGTAATGCTTGGATAGTGCTCCGTCTGGCGGGGGGAAATCAAGTAGGACTCGGTTTGTAGCAAAGCGTAGGGTACATAgtcctctgtgaaggaagatatattttaaaatatgtccaccattacttacatatatactgattcacttacgcgGCCCGAAGCTAATGCTCAGCGTTTGATACGGCGGCATACGAATGGGCGTCCTGGCTGTCTCATGATGACGCGGCTTTAACCGAATGCTTGAGCCGCAGATCCAGAAAGCTCCTTTGCGACATTTTTGGTGCATAACCTGGCACATCTCTATACTGTATGGTTGGTGGCAGGCAATAGAATTCGATGAATAAGTTAAAGTTATATTGTCAGTGAAAGTATGTCactcatttttatttaaatatactgGTACGGCTTGCGAAGTCTTTGAAAATGCTGCCTTGATTTCAACTTGATAATTGGCAGGCAGCTTGGCAGTCGATTGGTAGGACTCACctggtcacgaaaagacatgcgcaccccgatcggctgccgtattgcagagatatagcgtgcagaagaaacctgtattctattgatatgcaataccaactcctaggagggctatatctcaggcaactagggtcagatcggtgaaagacctactctcccaggatcgggaggatccagcctctcgttcggcatcagaatctcgactttgaaaatgaggccgattttttgaaaatttaatgatgtaaccatcatgattttttgcgaaaatcgtgaaaaaatggatgtccttttttccgattgcaatcgattggcaggactcgcccgatcgtgaaaagacataccgcaccccgatcggctgccgtattgcagagatatagcgtgcagaagaaacctgtattctagggatatgcaataccaactcctaggagggctatatctcaggcaaatagggccagatcggtgaaagacctactctcccaggatcgggaggatccagcctctcgttcggcatcagaatctcgactttgaaaatgaggccgatttttggaaaatttaatgatgtaaccatcatgattttttgcgaaaatcgtgaaaaaatggatgtccttttttccgattgcaatcgattggcaggactcgcccgatcgtgaaaagacataccgcaccccgatcggctgccgtattgcagagatatagcgtgcagaagaaacctgtattctagggatatgcaataccaactcctaggagggctatatctcaggcaaatcgggccagatcggtgagagaccagctctcccaggatcgggaggatccagactttcgaaccgcatcagaatttcgactttgaaaatgaggccgattttttgaaaatttaatgatgtaaccatcatgattttttgcgaaaatcgtgaaaaaatggatgtccttttttccgattgcaatcgattggcaggactcgcctagtcacgaaaagacataccgcatcccgatcggctgccgtattgcagagatatagcgtgcagaagaaacctgtattctagggatatgcaataccaactcctaggagggctatatctcaggcaaatagggccagattggtGAGAGatcaactctcccaggatcgggaggatccagcctgtcgttcggcatcagaatctcgactttgaaaatgaggccgattttttgaaaatttaatgatgtaaccatcatgattttttgcgaaaatcgtgaaaaaatggatgtccttttttccgattgcaatcgattggcaggactcgcctagtcacgaaaagacataccgcaccccgatcggctgccgtattgcagagatatagcgtgcagaagaaacctgtattctagggatatgcaataccaactcctatgagggctatatctcaggcaaatcgggccagatcggtgagagaccagctctcccaggatcgggaggatccggactttcgaaccgcatcagaatttcgactttgaaaatgaggccgattttttgaaaatttaatgatgtaaccatcatgattttttgcgaaaatcgtgaaaaaatggatgtccttttttccgattgcaatcgattggcaggactcgcctagtcacgaaaagacataccgcatcccgatcggctgccgtattgcagagatatagcgtgcagaagaaacctgtattctagggatatgcaataccaactcctaggagggctatatctcaggcaaatagggccagatcggtgagagaccaactctcccaggatcgggaggacccagcctgtcgttcggcatcagaatctcgactttgaaaatgaggccgattttttgaaaatttaatgatgtaaccatcatgattttttgcgaaaatcgtgaaaaaatggatgtccttttttcggattgcagtcaattggcaggactcacccgatcgtgaaaagacataccgcaccccgatcggctgccgtattgcagagatatagcgtgcagaagaaacctgtattctagggatatgcaataccaactcctaggagggctatatctcaggcaaatagggccagatcggtgaaagacctactctcccaggatcgggaggatccagcctctcgttcggcatcagaatctcgactttgaaaatgaggccgatttttggaaaatttaatgatgtaaccatcatgattttttgcgaaaatcgtgaaaaaatggatgtccttttttccgattgcaatcgattggcaggactcgcccgatcgtgaaaagacataccgcaccccgatcggctgccgtattgcagagatatagcgtgcagaagaaacctgtattctagggatatgcaataccaactcctaggagggctatatctcaggcaaatagggccagatcggtgaaagacctactctcccaggatcgggaggatccagcctctcgttcggcatcagaatctcgactttgaaaatgaggccgatttttggaaaatttaatgatgtaaccatcatgattttttgcgaaaatcgtgaaaaaatggatgtccttttttccgattgcaatcgattggcaggactcgcccgatcgtgaaaagacataccgcaccccgatcggctgccgtattgcagagatatagcgtgcagaagaaacctgtattctagggatatgcaataccaactcctaggagggctatatctcaggcaaatcgggccagatcggtgagagaccagctctcccaggatcgggaggatccagactttcgaaccgcatcagaatttcgactttgaaaatgaggccgattttttgaaaatttaatgatgtaaccatcatgattttttgcgaaaatcgtgaaaaaatggatgtcctttttttccgattgcaatcgattggcaggactcgcccgatcgtgaaaagacataccgcaccccgatcggctaccgtattgcagagatatagcgtgcagaagaaacctgtattctagggatatgcaataccaactcctaggagggctatatctcaggcaaatcgggccagatcggtgagagaccagctctcccaggatcgggaggatccagactttcgaaccgcatcagaatttcgactttgaaaatgaggccgatttttggaaaatttaatgatgtaaccatcatgattttttgcgaaaatcgtgaaaaaatggatgtccttttttccgattgcaatcgattggcaggactcgcctagtcacgaaaagacataccgcaccccgatcggctgccgtattgcagagatatagcgtgcagaagaaacctgtattctagggatatgcaataccaactcctatgagggctatatctcaggcaaatcgggccagatcggtgagagaccagctctcccaggatcgggaggatccggactttcgaaccgcatcagaatttcgactttgaaaatgaggccgattttttgaaaatttaatgatgtaaccatcatgattttttgcgaaaatcgtgaaaaaatggatgtccttttttccgattgcaatcgattggcaggactcgcccgatcgtgaaaagacataccgcaccccgatcggctgccgtattgcagagatatagcgtgcagaagaaacctgtattctagggatatgcaataccaactcctaggagggctatatctcaggcaaatagggccagatcagtgaaagacctactctcccaggatcgggaggatccagattttcgaacagcatcagaatttcgactttgaaaatgaggccgattttttgaaaatttaatgatgtaaccatcatgattttttgcgaaaatcgtgaaaaaaatggatgtccttttttccgattgcaatcgattggcaggactcgcccgatcgtgaaaacacataccgcaccccgatcggctgccgtattgcagagatatagcgtgcagaagaaacctgtattctagggatatgcaataccaactcctaggagggctatatctcaggcaaatcgGGCCAGATCAGTGAaagacctactctcccaggatcgggaggatccagattttcgaacagcatcagaatttcgactttgaaaatgaggccgattttttgaaagtttaatgatgtaaccatcatgattttttgcgaaaatcgtgaaaaaatggatgtccttttttccgattgcaatcgattggcaggactcgcccgatcgtgaaaagacataccgcaccccgatcggctgccgtattgcagagatatagcgtgcagaagaaacctgtattctagggatatacaataccaactcctaggagggctatatctcaggcaaatagggccagatcggtgagagaccaactctcccaggatcgggaggatccagcctgtcgttcggcatcagaatctcgactttgaaaatgaggccgattttttgaaaatttaatgatgtaaccatcatgattttttgcgaaaatcgtgaaaaaatggatgtcctttttttccgattgcaatcgattggcaggactcgcctagtcacgaaaagacataccgcatcccgatcggctgccgtattgcagagatatagcgtgcaaaagaaacctgtattctagggatatgcaataccaactcctaggagggctatatctcaggcaaatagggccagatcggtgagagaccaactctcccaggatcgggaggatccagcctgtcgttcggcatcagaatctcgactttgaaaatgaggccgattttttgaaaatttaatgatgtaaccatcatgattttttgcgaaaatcgtgaaaaaatggatgtccttttttccgattgcaatcgattggcaggactcgcccgatcgtgaaaagacataccgcaccccgatcggctgccgtattgcagagatatagcgtgcagaagaaacctgtattctagggatatgcaataccaactcctaggagggctatatctcaggcaaatagggccagatcagtgaaagacctactctcccaggatcgggaggatccagattttcgaacagcatcagaatttcgactttgaaaatgaggccgattttttgaaaatttaatgatgtaaccatcatgattttttgcgaaaatcgtgaaaaaaatggatgtccttttttccgattgcaatcgattggcaggactcgcccgatcgtgaaaacacataccgcaccccgatcggctgccgtattgcagagatatagcgtgcagaagaaacctgtattctagggatatgcaataccaactcctaggagggctatatctcaggcaaatcgGGCCAGATCAGTGAaagacctactctcccaggatcgggaggatccagattttcgaacagcatcagaatttcgactttgaaaatgaggccgattttttgaaagtttaatgatgtaaccatcatgattttttgcgaaaatcgtgaaaaaatggatgtccttttttccgattgcaatcgattggcaggactcgcccgatcgtgaaaagacataccgcaccccgatcggctgccgtattgcagagatatagcgtgcagaagaaacctgtattctagggatatgcaataccaactcctaggagggctatatctcaggcaaatcgGGCCAGATCAGTGAaagacctactctcccaggatcgggaggatccagattttcgaacagcatcagaatttcgactttgaaaatgaggccgattttttgaaagtttaatgatgtaaccatcatgattttttgcgaaaatcgtgaaaaaatggatgtccttttttccgattgcaatcgattggcaggactcgcctagtcacgaaaagacataccgcatcccgatcggctgccgtattgcagagatatagcgtgcagaagaaacctgtattctagggatatgcaataccaactcctaggagggctatatctcaggcaaatagggccagatcggtgagagaccagctctcccaggatcgggaggatccagactttcgaaccgcatcagaatttcgactttgaaaatgaggccgattttttgaaaatttaatgatgtaaccatcatgattttttgcgaaaatcgtgaaaaaatggatgtccttttttccgattgcaatcgattggcaggactcgcctagtcacgaaaagacataccgcatcccgatcggctgccgtattgcagagatatagcgtgcagaagaaacctgtattctagggatatgcaataccagctcctaggagggctatatctcaggcaaatagggccagatcggtgagagaccaactctcccaggatcgggaggatccagcctgtcgtttggcatcagaatctcgactttgaaaatgaggccgattttttgaaaatttaatgatgtaaccatcatgattttttgcgaaaatcgtgaaaaaatggatgtccttttttccgattgcaatcgattggcaggactcgcctggtcacgaaaagacataccgcaccccgatcggctgccgtattgcagagatatagcgtgcagaagaaacctgtattctagggatatgcaataccaactcctaggagggctatatctcaggcaaatcgggccagatcggtgagagaccagctctcccaggatcgggaggatccagactttcgaaccgcatcagaatttcgactttgaaaatgaggccgattttttgaaaatttaatgatgtaaccatcatgattttttgcgaaaatcgtgaaaaaatggatgtccttttttccgattgcaatcgattggcaggactcgcccgatcgtgaaaagacataccgcaccccgatcggctgccgtattgcagagatatagcgtgcagaagaaacctgtattctagggatatgcaataccaactcctaggagggctatatctcaggcaaatagggccagatcggtgagagaccaactctcccaggatcg
The sequence above is a segment of the Drosophila pseudoobscura strain MV-25-SWS-2005 chromosome X, UCI_Dpse_MV25, whole genome shotgun sequence genome. Coding sequences within it:
- the LOC117184846 gene encoding uncharacterized protein — encoded protein: MCQVMHQKCRKGAFWICGSSIRLKPRHHETARTPIRMPPYQTLSISFGPQDYVPYALLQTESYLISPRQTEHYPSITDEHSRQTEAYPSQTSQQDKSSPLARTLAWQPRQELRGLLDFI